A window of Anas acuta chromosome 8, bAnaAcu1.1, whole genome shotgun sequence contains these coding sequences:
- the IL12RB2 gene encoding interleukin-12 receptor subunit beta-2 isoform X2 yields the protein MLFAWIVPAAICLLMHFTAEACSKGNVAANKLPHGVAEICDKGNMTANSASHVQPGTNITLSCQLKQLKYNEQCKIAIFFNSSELIINYGTSVSTKFQVLTYGKHMFTCKIVCEYKKKLICGVDIMSGNPPDQPRNVSCIQYGTDGSPTCTWDKGRLTYINTTYVIQLSDGTDIFCFLEENLSNKFGSLVLSKKLNFDSTYTVVVAASNELGSAFSQPLMFMLVDIVKPHPPRLLVEFENSVTNFSFVWHDEVRAQHCRIRYRPLTGYAWNTVENVNSENFSLYGLEPHTEYEFQVSCKIHPERGLWSNWSTFQTQTPEAVPTGLLDVWYKMQDVDSQTQNISLFWKALSKSEAKGRILRYTVTFEALNRGGPEAEVTTQTSYTRTTAKLDYRITVTADNSRGSSPPAVIITDLGIGDLPPPQKVSALPMGNGSIFVSWKPPNKFTAFINGYVVEWMDTHRKKSLAPPPTWVKLIAANLSTVISEHIKDNVCYDISVFALYQDRAGRVASVRGYSREKAPSAGPQMYTTPQTNGVLVSWEDIPSHQQMGCITAYNIYLRKKDSEGAPAVYAISNATSQREFYITNLQRGENYILWMTASTAAGESPWGNRELVCLESAVDWLIVVLTCSFFVFSVCVCSMRPARKVLYSLLSATVPQWHDKAIPDPANATWARSYAAVKGELSVPSSLFLRDTSSFEEPETIEVEEGFTKTDSQIFHEKLIFGKVHGRENHDWQSESSFGKQESEYKALPSTTDGDSYEHQLPYLYRRMAEVTEQMQPAPEYLANPISDRAAGYLPAGILAPATDTAAEQQELECSPISVFPTTFLPPVFSYGGKLNLDTVRLNGSSFTR from the exons ATGTTATTTGCATGGATTGTGCCCGCAGCAATTTGTTTGTTGATGCACTTCACAGCAG AAGCGTGCAGTAAAGGAAACGTGGCTGCTAACAAACTTCCCCACGGGGTCGCAGAAATATGTGACAAAGGAAATATGACTGCTAACTCTGCTTCACATGTCCAGCCTGGAACTAACATTACCCTCTCGTGCCAgctgaaacaactgaaataCAACGAGCAGTGCAAGATAGCTATTTTCTTTAACAGTTCCGAACTAATTATTAATTATGGCACTTCCGTGAGCACCAAATTTCAAGTCCTGACATATGGCAAGCACATGTTTACGTGCAAAATAGTTTGTGAATACAAGAAAAAACTCATTTGTGGAGTCGATATAATGTCTGGAA ATCCTCCAGATCAGCCAAGAAATGTGTCATGTATCCAGTATGGGACAGATGGCAGTCCTACCTGCACCTGGGATAAAGGAAGGCTTACATACATAAACACTACATACGTAATACA GCTGTCAGATGGCACTGACATCTTCTGTTTTCTAGAAGAAAATCTGAGTAATAAATTTGGCTCGCTGGTTCTGAGCAAGAAGTTGAATTTTGACTCCACTTACACAGTTGTGGTTGCCGCCTCCAACGAACTAGGAAGTGCTTTTTCACAGCCACTCATGTTCATGTTGGTAGACATAG TGAAACCACATCCTCCGAGATTGTTGGTGGAATTTGAAAATTCTGTGAcaaatttctcatttgtttgGCACGATGAAGTTCGAGCACAGCACTGTAGAATAAGATACCGTCCGCTTACTGGTTACGCCTGGAACACG GTTGAAAACGTCAATAGTGAAAATTTCAGTCTTTATGGTCTGGAGCCTCATACAGAATACGAATTTCAGGTTAGCTGTAAAATTCATCCTGAGAGAGGACTGTGGAGTAACTGGAGCACGTTCCAAACCCAGACTCCAGAAGCAG TGCCCACTGGTCTCTTAGATGTCTGGTACAAAATGCAGGATGTGGACTCTCAAACACagaacatttctcttttttggaAG gcTCTGAGCAAGTCAGAAGCAAAAGGCAGAATCCTGCGGTACACGGTGACCTTTGAAGCACTAAATCGTGGCGGTCCCGAAGCAGAGGTTACCACACAGACCAGTTACACCAGAACCACTGCAAAGCTGGACTACAGGATAACAGTCACTGCTGACAACTCGAGGGGAAGCTCGCCTCCTGCAGTCATCATCACTGACCTAGGCATCGGGG ATTTACCTCCTCCTCAGAAAGTCTCCGCTCTCCCGATGGGAAATGGCAGCATCTTTGTCAGCTGGAAACCTCCCAATAAATTCACTGCGTTCATCAATGGCTACGTAGTGGAATGGATGGACACACACAGGAAGAAGAGCCTCGCACCTCCTCCGACCTGGGTAAAGCTCATAGCAGCCAACCTGTCTACAGTGATATCAG aacaCATAAAAGATAACGTGTGCTACGACATCAGTGTATTTGCACTTTATCAGGACAGAGCTGGACGAGTGGCATCAGTCAGGGGATACTCAAGAGAAAAAG CACCATCAGCCGGGCCCCAGATGTACACAACGCCACAGACAAATGGTGTCTTGGTTTCGTGGGAGGACATCCCTTCCCACCAGCAAATGGGCTGCATCACGGCGTACAACATATACCTGCGAAAAAAGGACAGCGAGGGAGCTCCGGCTGTCTACG CCATTTCTAATGCAACTTCCCAACGCGAATTTTACATCACAAACCTACAGCGCGGTGAGAACTACATCCTCTGGATGACAGCGTCAACGGCTGCTGGGGAGAGCCCCTGGGGCAACAGGGAGCTGGTTTGCTTGGAAA GTGCTGTGGACTGGCTCATTGTTGTACTTACGTGCAGCTTCTTCGTGTTTTCAGTCTGCGTGTGCTCCATGCGTCCTGCAAGAAAAGT GTTGTActctctgctttctgccacCGTGCCCCAGTGGCACGACAAAGCCATCCCCGATCCAGCTAACGCGACGTGGGCTAGGAGTTACGCTGCTGTGAAG GGCGAGCTGAGCGTGCCCTCCAGCCTGTTCCTGCGGGACACAAGCAGCTTCGAGGAGCCTGAAACCATAGAAGTCGAGGAGGGCTTCACGAAGACAGACTCCCAGATTTTCCACGAGAAGCTCATCTTCGGCAAGGTTCACGGCAGAGAAAATCACGACTGGCAGTCGGAAAGCAGCTTCGGGAAGCAGGAATCGGAGTACAAGGCTCTGCCCAGCACAACGGACGGGGACAGCTACGAGCATCAGCTCCCGTACTTGTACAGAAGGATGGCAGAGGTGACAGAACAGATGCAGCCTGCTCCCGAGTACCTCGCTAACCCCATCTCCGACAGAGCTGCGGGCTACCTGCCCGCAGGCATCCTGGCCCCTGCGACGGACACCGCTGCCGAGCAGCAGGAGCTCGAGTGCAGCCCCATCTCTGTCTTCCCAACCACTTTTCTGCCGCCCGTGTTTTCCTACGGAGGGAAACTGAATTTGGACACGGTGAGGCTGAACGGCAGCTCTTTCACGAGGTAG
- the IL12RB2 gene encoding interleukin-12 receptor subunit beta-2 isoform X1, translating into MLFAWIVPAAICLLMHFTAEACSKGNVAANKLPHGVAEICDKGNMTANSASHVQPGTNITLSCQLKQLKYNEQCKIAIFFNSSELIINYGTSVSTKFQVLTYGKHMFTCKIVCEYKKKLICGVDIMSGNPPDQPRNVSCIQYGTDGSPTCTWDKGRLTYINTTYVIQLSDGTDIFCFLEENLSNKFGSLVLSKKLNFDSTYTVVVAASNELGSAFSQPLMFMLVDIVKPHPPRLLVEFENSVTNFSFVWHDEVRAQHCRIRYRPLTGYAWNTVENVNSENFSLYGLEPHTEYEFQVSCKIHPERGLWSNWSTFQTQTPEAVPTGLLDVWYKMQDVDSQTQNISLFWKALSKSEAKGRILRYTVTFEALNRGGPEAEVTTQTSYTRTTAKLDYRITVTADNSRGSSPPAVIITDLGIGDLPPPQKVSALPMGNGSIFVSWKPPNKFTAFINGYVVEWMDTHRKKSLAPPPTWVKLIAANLSTVISEHIKDNVCYDISVFALYQDRAGRVASVRGYSREKAPSAGPQMYTTPQTNGVLVSWEDIPSHQQMGCITAYNIYLRKKDSEGAPAVYAISNATSQREFYITNLQRGENYILWMTASTAAGESPWGNRELVCLESAVDWLIVVLTCSFFVFSVCVCSMRPARKVLYSLLSATVPQWHDKAIPDPANATWARSYAAVKQGELSVPSSLFLRDTSSFEEPETIEVEEGFTKTDSQIFHEKLIFGKVHGRENHDWQSESSFGKQESEYKALPSTTDGDSYEHQLPYLYRRMAEVTEQMQPAPEYLANPISDRAAGYLPAGILAPATDTAAEQQELECSPISVFPTTFLPPVFSYGGKLNLDTVRLNGSSFTR; encoded by the exons ATGTTATTTGCATGGATTGTGCCCGCAGCAATTTGTTTGTTGATGCACTTCACAGCAG AAGCGTGCAGTAAAGGAAACGTGGCTGCTAACAAACTTCCCCACGGGGTCGCAGAAATATGTGACAAAGGAAATATGACTGCTAACTCTGCTTCACATGTCCAGCCTGGAACTAACATTACCCTCTCGTGCCAgctgaaacaactgaaataCAACGAGCAGTGCAAGATAGCTATTTTCTTTAACAGTTCCGAACTAATTATTAATTATGGCACTTCCGTGAGCACCAAATTTCAAGTCCTGACATATGGCAAGCACATGTTTACGTGCAAAATAGTTTGTGAATACAAGAAAAAACTCATTTGTGGAGTCGATATAATGTCTGGAA ATCCTCCAGATCAGCCAAGAAATGTGTCATGTATCCAGTATGGGACAGATGGCAGTCCTACCTGCACCTGGGATAAAGGAAGGCTTACATACATAAACACTACATACGTAATACA GCTGTCAGATGGCACTGACATCTTCTGTTTTCTAGAAGAAAATCTGAGTAATAAATTTGGCTCGCTGGTTCTGAGCAAGAAGTTGAATTTTGACTCCACTTACACAGTTGTGGTTGCCGCCTCCAACGAACTAGGAAGTGCTTTTTCACAGCCACTCATGTTCATGTTGGTAGACATAG TGAAACCACATCCTCCGAGATTGTTGGTGGAATTTGAAAATTCTGTGAcaaatttctcatttgtttgGCACGATGAAGTTCGAGCACAGCACTGTAGAATAAGATACCGTCCGCTTACTGGTTACGCCTGGAACACG GTTGAAAACGTCAATAGTGAAAATTTCAGTCTTTATGGTCTGGAGCCTCATACAGAATACGAATTTCAGGTTAGCTGTAAAATTCATCCTGAGAGAGGACTGTGGAGTAACTGGAGCACGTTCCAAACCCAGACTCCAGAAGCAG TGCCCACTGGTCTCTTAGATGTCTGGTACAAAATGCAGGATGTGGACTCTCAAACACagaacatttctcttttttggaAG gcTCTGAGCAAGTCAGAAGCAAAAGGCAGAATCCTGCGGTACACGGTGACCTTTGAAGCACTAAATCGTGGCGGTCCCGAAGCAGAGGTTACCACACAGACCAGTTACACCAGAACCACTGCAAAGCTGGACTACAGGATAACAGTCACTGCTGACAACTCGAGGGGAAGCTCGCCTCCTGCAGTCATCATCACTGACCTAGGCATCGGGG ATTTACCTCCTCCTCAGAAAGTCTCCGCTCTCCCGATGGGAAATGGCAGCATCTTTGTCAGCTGGAAACCTCCCAATAAATTCACTGCGTTCATCAATGGCTACGTAGTGGAATGGATGGACACACACAGGAAGAAGAGCCTCGCACCTCCTCCGACCTGGGTAAAGCTCATAGCAGCCAACCTGTCTACAGTGATATCAG aacaCATAAAAGATAACGTGTGCTACGACATCAGTGTATTTGCACTTTATCAGGACAGAGCTGGACGAGTGGCATCAGTCAGGGGATACTCAAGAGAAAAAG CACCATCAGCCGGGCCCCAGATGTACACAACGCCACAGACAAATGGTGTCTTGGTTTCGTGGGAGGACATCCCTTCCCACCAGCAAATGGGCTGCATCACGGCGTACAACATATACCTGCGAAAAAAGGACAGCGAGGGAGCTCCGGCTGTCTACG CCATTTCTAATGCAACTTCCCAACGCGAATTTTACATCACAAACCTACAGCGCGGTGAGAACTACATCCTCTGGATGACAGCGTCAACGGCTGCTGGGGAGAGCCCCTGGGGCAACAGGGAGCTGGTTTGCTTGGAAA GTGCTGTGGACTGGCTCATTGTTGTACTTACGTGCAGCTTCTTCGTGTTTTCAGTCTGCGTGTGCTCCATGCGTCCTGCAAGAAAAGT GTTGTActctctgctttctgccacCGTGCCCCAGTGGCACGACAAAGCCATCCCCGATCCAGCTAACGCGACGTGGGCTAGGAGTTACGCTGCTGTGAAG CAGGGCGAGCTGAGCGTGCCCTCCAGCCTGTTCCTGCGGGACACAAGCAGCTTCGAGGAGCCTGAAACCATAGAAGTCGAGGAGGGCTTCACGAAGACAGACTCCCAGATTTTCCACGAGAAGCTCATCTTCGGCAAGGTTCACGGCAGAGAAAATCACGACTGGCAGTCGGAAAGCAGCTTCGGGAAGCAGGAATCGGAGTACAAGGCTCTGCCCAGCACAACGGACGGGGACAGCTACGAGCATCAGCTCCCGTACTTGTACAGAAGGATGGCAGAGGTGACAGAACAGATGCAGCCTGCTCCCGAGTACCTCGCTAACCCCATCTCCGACAGAGCTGCGGGCTACCTGCCCGCAGGCATCCTGGCCCCTGCGACGGACACCGCTGCCGAGCAGCAGGAGCTCGAGTGCAGCCCCATCTCTGTCTTCCCAACCACTTTTCTGCCGCCCGTGTTTTCCTACGGAGGGAAACTGAATTTGGACACGGTGAGGCTGAACGGCAGCTCTTTCACGAGGTAG